One Carcharodon carcharias isolate sCarCar2 chromosome 22, sCarCar2.pri, whole genome shotgun sequence genomic window, aaattcctctccctccacagatgccgccCGACTTGCTgtgttccagcattttgagttttttttttaatccctgTTGCTACATCACTGTGGAAGCTAAAGTGCAACATTTCCTAGATATTAACCTCCTCGTGAATTGCAACAACCTCAGCCCCCAGTGTGACACTTCAAACCACTCCCTGTGGATCATACGATGCGATGCATCGTCCAACAAAGCTCGCCGTGCTCCTGCCTGCAGACGCGCAGGTTACAGAGGGAACTGCCCTAAAGAGTTGCTCAGTGTGATGTTCACATATGCTTTCAGAATGTTAATCGCTGTGGTGATTCTGAGCTGTCTTAAATAGCTGATCGTGTGAGTGCTTCTAACCATAAAAAAAAGTTACACACCAAGGAAAAGGCATTCATATGTCTTTAGAGCTTCTGACATTTAATCATCTTTGTTGACCTGGAGAACTCTGGAAGAAATATTGCATAAATTTACACAATATATAGCAGAGAAACAAGGCAATTGGTccctgccagtgtttatgctccacacaagcctcctcccatcctttgtCACCCAGTCCTATCAACATCACCTCCTATTCCGTTTTCCCTCATGAGTTTATCTAGAATCTCTATTAAATGCACCGTTGAACATTGCCGCTAATCTGCTTGTTGAAGTAGGTCAATTCAGTGTTCTTTGTATCTCTCCAGGAAACTATGAAACCGCCCTCTGTGATTAATTTTAATTAAGTGCCTCCAGATGGTTTAATTCACAAAAGGCACCATGCAAATGCAAAATACTTTTGTTGTATTTAAGAATCTGGATTTCTCAATGTTCAATCTTTTTCGCAGGATACTTAATAAGTAGCATACTATTAAAATTCTGATTTGAATTGCATAATCTAATCATTTAAACCTCAGCTGAAAAATATTGATTGCATGCAATCTCAGTTGTAAAATGGTTATGAATAAATTCTTTCAGGCTTCCTCTCCTCTTTTGTTGATTCAAAGTTGGAAATCCATCTTGTTTCAATCTCACCACTATTATCAAGCACAGCACTTGAACAACCTTCAAATCTAACAATAGTGTTAGCTTTGATTAATATGCAATCTTTGCAGTCAGGCATTCATTTGACAAGTTACAAcaatgggtgtgtatgtgttattCTAAAGCATTGTTTTGTtggtttaaatatttttttattgTCTTTGTGATGTATTAAACTTCAAGGTAGGTCGCCTCCTCAAATGTGCTCACGGATTAGCCTTGTGACAGAAGAGTTGTACACCCCTCACTGTTTGCAAAAGGAGTGGAtgacttccttcactgtcatgcgAAATCTCGTGCTCACAAAGCAGTACAGAAAGAAGTTGACTGCAGTGCTCATCAGTGCCAGCATGTTGGCCAAATCGAACATCAGGTGAACCTTCCAGTTCTTGTTAACTGATGAAACATACAGATGGTATATAATGACTACGGTCCGAGGAGCCCAAAGGATAAGAAAGACTGTTGTAACTGCCAGGAGAATAGCTGTGGTTTTTCCTGAACGAATTGTCAGTGCTTTCTTCTTTTTGAGTTTGTAGATGATCATTGAGTTGACAATCAAAAATACTGTGCATGGAATAAAGTATATGATGAAACAGTGCGTCCATATTAGTGCTTGGTCCAAAATGGTGGGTTGGTTACTGACTCGCCAAAGATCAGACCACCAGTAAAATGGGACACCTGTGACTAAAGACATTACAAAGACGGTTGCTATTATTTTATGGGTGCGTTCAGGATATGACACCGTGCGATATTTCAGCGGGTGGCACAGAGCATAATAACGGTCAATTGTCATTGGCACTGTAATCCAGATGGAGGCGTGATTGGCTGCAAACTCCAGGATGCTGACCGTGTGCACCATTGTAGCAGGGATCTCTCGGTGGAGAATGGCTGTCTCCAGTATGAAGCCGACAAATATGATGAAAAACTGAGTGAGGATGTCTGAAGCCGAGAGGGCTAGGAGGTAGCAATAAGAAGATTTCTGTGTCTTGATGGCTAGACGCGAGAGAACAATCACATTCAGGATATttactgaaagaaaaaaaaaacagcatattaGCAAACTATTTTATCCTGGCAGTTGAGTTCTGCATGTGGCATAATGGGGCAGATGATGTCATAAGCTTGTTGCATGATGGCATTATAttattttgaaaagaaaaataaagggaCACGGGCAACCACACAATATTCTTCAGAGGAATGCAGAGCACTGCGGAATTGCAAGGAACAACTCTAGAAATTTCATGCAAAGAATTCCAAACTAAAATTGTAACCTATTTAGTTTGATCAGTTATTCTGTCAGGTacatagatttttgatcgacaaaggagtcaagggttctgGGGAGtgaggacaggaaagtggagttgaggccacaatcagatcagtcgtgatcttgttgaatggcggagcaggctcgatgggctgaatggcctactccagctcttaGTTCTTGAGTTCAATTCCACCCTAATCTAATTGTAACTTTAACAACAGCAAACTGCCAAGCTAATGCCATTCTCATTTACCATAAACCAGATGTTATGCTTTTGTCCTAGCCGAACTTACTTTCCAACTTCACTGCTGCTAATATATTTTTCTTCCCTTGCAGTCACCTTTTGCCCTTTCTAGTGTTCATTCTCCATAATTTACACCCTGCACCTATATCATTCAAGTCATCTATTACCTCTGCCGTGCTGAGGTGTGCAATTAATCCAGTCAGTGACTGTCACTAAGCATCTGATAAATGTCTCCATGTTGGAAGTGCTGTTAAATCCCATTATCAATGTCTGGCTGAGGATTAATTCTACCCCTCCAAACACAGCTGCTTGAGTGAGTTACTAGCCTCGGAATAATTACCTTGTAGTTAATGTCTTGGTGTTACAGCTTTAAATACAAGAATTTTCATAATTGCAAAACAAATCCAAAGCATCTGTTGGCAGAAAGGAGGTGACTTTATCCTATTCAAAATGCCACATGTTGCTTGTTTCCGTTACACTCCACACCTGTTAAATGAATCTCACCTGGTGCAATATTTTTAGATATTTACAGGAAGATTACAAAAGTATTTATTGCGTACAAGAAAATAAGAATGCAAACAATAAGAAAAGCAATTTATCCCATCAAATCTACTCCttgcaatgatgaaggaatgatgtttcctcagactgtgggggggggggggggggggggggggggcggtggttctagaacatggggtcacagtctcaggataaggggtagaccatttaggactgagatgaggagaaacttctttactcggagggtagtgaacctatggaattctctaccacagaaactgtggaggccaagtcactgaatatatttaagaaggaaatagatagatttatgGACTCTGAAGGCGTCAAGGGGTAagaggagagcgggagtacggtgttgagatagcgattcagccatgatcatactaaatggcggagcaggcttgaagggccaaatgagctattcctgctcctatttcctatgtttctatgtttctgcgATCCGTGAATAGTATACCCTATCGCTGATTTTATACCATTCATTTTATCCGCAAAGGGAAAGTTCCTTATGAATGATCACTGATCCTCAGGGTAATCAGCATACCGCCAACCTCACTTCTACACTATTAATCCCTGCACTATTtctctcctccctccatccccgtCTTGGATGGCCTTAGCAGCATCATtctaaaattaaagctcatggtgtaattGGGGATTTTATACAAAGAAATAAAGGAGATGAATAGTCACAAGTTGGGCTTCATGTGAATGCTCATGTTGATAAATATTTGACTCGGAAAAATGTGCAAGTGATTAGGACAAATTGGacggctctttcaaagagctggtattagacacaatgggctgaatggcctcattttgtgctgtatgattcaaTGAAATTTATAATTCTATGGTTCTTGGCGAACCAGGATTAAATTGATACCAATCAAGTGGTTTGCTAGTTGCTTAAGAAATTTTAAAGCGTCATTCTATCAGGTGTGTTGTGATTAATCGCTTTTCTCATTCCCAATAACAATAATACATTTAAGGGCAGGATTTGATGACCCAGGGGTGCGTGTGTGCCCGAcccaatcgggtgtaaaatagtgcgcaatgacgttgggcaagcatcccgtCATCgggcactcgtgcgatatttcggttggcaggcacgcTTGAGAGgtggcagcgtgcccaccgacaattaagaggtctattaaggcccttaatcaattaatttcaaCATCCTTTTCACTGCATGTCCAGCCTTATGTTTGGGATGAGGCGGGGTGAGTCTCCCACaatttaataaaaataaatataaatttttgggcagaatttttattcagtACATATAATCGTGAGTGAGTCCCATGTCGAGaccatttttttccagattttaaaaatatttatttttgatttaaaaattgttcagctccgcgaggcagctccctgccttcagggagctttctgtgcatgCTCCCCCGCGCACGCGCAGACTTTTGCGCTcgctctcctcccacccctaccccggCAGTGCCGAGCTTCTCAGTGCACCTTTCACGCtgcctggccattaattggccaggcagGGTGAAATCACGGCCGGGGGCCGATTGCAGGTGCTCCTGTCTGACGATCCGGAAATCCTGCCCTTACAATTTATAGTGAAGTTCAGGTTTCAAAGAAAAGTTTCAAAAAACCCCAATTCTCCCATTCTTTTTCAAGAAAATTATAACTTTGAAAGCTTCGCAtttcagcgagtgagagagtgttaaagtgaaaGCAAAACCCTTGAAAATGTGACTCCTTATTGCGTTGCAGACTTGGCAGACCTGCCCTCTAGTGGATTTAGGTAAATCAATGAACAAGAAAAGAGATTGACACAGGGATAAAGAAtactgcacagtagcaacagaagCTTCTGAAGCTATAAGTGGCACCATACTTTATCATAACCTGCAAGACATATAGTGGCTGAAATTGGTCTATGCTGACAGGGTGAAAGGGGCTCGAGGCAAATTGGTAGTCAGTTTTTCACTGCCCCTGATCTTCTTTCCACTGAAGTACACAAAACAATATTTCAAACTCTTTTAGGAGGCTTGTTTCCTGGTCTCACTGTACTTAGTTTGGAATCAAAAAtcttggcaatattttccaagtcaaCGACTGAGACcgaactggccaagtcctaaaggacatagctgctagactgggtctgcagcaggtggtgagggaaccaacaagag contains:
- the gpr142 gene encoding probable G-protein coupled receptor 142 gives rise to the protein MARRECRPMLLLPIIPSGNGAGWYSNVLPDNMMEGYNSTFPDPWQKLGGSSSERSPCVLGVFPIIYYSVLLCLGLPVNILNVIVLSRLAIKTQKSSYCYLLALSASDILTQFFIIFVGFILETAILHREIPATMVHTVSILEFAANHASIWITVPMTIDRYYALCHPLKYRTVSYPERTHKIIATVFVMSLVTGVPFYWWSDLWRVSNQPTILDQALIWTHCFIIYFIPCTVFLIVNSMIIYKLKKKKALTIRSGKTTAILLAVTTVFLILWAPRTVVIIYHLYVSSVNKNWKVHLMFDLANMLALMSTAVNFFLYCFVSTRFRMTVKEVIHSFCKQ